Genomic window (Shewanella psychropiezotolerans):
ATTTTTTCCACCTATGTACAAACGTGCGGCCCCTTTGCAGATAGCATTAGCATTGTCTGGCTTTATTGCAGGTGTCTTAGCTTGGTTTAGTGGTATGGGAGTATTATGGCTAGTTGGCAGCCTGATGCTAATTTCAGTCGTGCCGATAACGTTGATACTTATCAAGCCTATCAACGATATACTCTTAGCGCCCGAAAATGACCCCGAATCCGAAAATACTCAAAACTTGCTTTCACGTTGGGGACCAAAACATTGGCTACGCACAATAGTAAGTGGGGGAGCATTTTTAGTGTA
Coding sequences:
- a CDS encoding DUF1772 domain-containing protein translates to MIIQIIALFCCGTFYGAALYISLAQHPAALEAGVSVGGRFFPPMYKRAAPLQIALALSGFIAGVLAWFSGMGVLWLVGSLMLISVVPITLILIKPINDILLAPENDPESENTQNLLSRWGPKHWLRTIVSGGAFLVYLFAAVGQNN